A single window of Thermodesulfobacteriota bacterium DNA harbors:
- a CDS encoding UDP-glucuronic acid decarboxylase family protein translates to MRKRILVTGGAGFIGSHLCERLLNEGNEVLCVDNFFTGTKDNINHLTRNPYFEFIRHDICFPLYVEVDEIYNLACPASPIHYQFDPVQTTKANVLGAINMLGLAKRLKIRIFQASTSEVYGNPTIHPQPETYWGNVNTIGPRACYDEGKRCAETLFFDYHRQHKLDIKVARIFNTYGPRMHPNDGRVVSNFILQALRGHDITVYGDGVQTRSFCYIDDMIEGIYRYMSVTNGFVGPVNLGNPSEVTILDLAKIIIDLTGSRSKIVFKQLPQDDPERRMPDISLAKSRLGWKPEVDLKTGLMKTVEYFAEKIKN, encoded by the coding sequence TTGAGAAAAAGAATTTTGGTCACAGGCGGCGCCGGGTTCATTGGATCCCATCTCTGTGAACGCCTGTTGAACGAAGGAAACGAGGTACTGTGTGTTGATAACTTCTTCACTGGCACCAAGGACAACATCAATCACCTCACGAGAAACCCCTACTTCGAATTCATAAGGCACGACATTTGCTTCCCATTATACGTCGAGGTCGATGAGATATACAACCTTGCCTGCCCAGCGTCTCCGATTCACTATCAATTCGATCCGGTTCAAACCACAAAGGCAAATGTACTGGGGGCAATAAACATGCTAGGCCTGGCTAAAAGGTTAAAAATAAGGATCTTTCAAGCCTCAACAAGCGAAGTATATGGTAACCCTACTATTCATCCTCAGCCAGAAACCTATTGGGGTAATGTGAATACAATAGGTCCAAGGGCATGCTATGACGAGGGGAAGAGATGTGCCGAGACCCTATTTTTCGATTACCATCGCCAGCACAAATTGGATATCAAGGTTGCAAGAATATTTAATACTTACGGCCCGAGAATGCATCCAAACGACGGTCGGGTTGTGAGCAACTTCATACTCCAGGCCCTCCGGGGGCATGACATAACTGTCTATGGAGATGGAGTGCAAACACGGTCCTTCTGTTACATTGATGATATGATTGAGGGAATCTATCGATACATGAGTGTTACAAACGGTTTTGTAGGACCCGTAAATCTAGGAAATCCATCCGAGGTCACGATCCTCGATCTTGCCAAAATAATCATTGATCTCACAGGATCAAGATCCAAAATTGTTTTCAAACAATTACCCCAGGATGACCCGGAGAGGAGGATGCCCGATATCTCTCTGGCAAAATCAAGACTGGGTTGGAAGCCGGAGGTAGATTTAAAAACCGGCCTGATGAAAACAGTAGAGTATTTCGCGGAGAAAATAAAGAATTAA